A genomic window from Peromyscus maniculatus bairdii isolate BWxNUB_F1_BW_parent chromosome 1, HU_Pman_BW_mat_3.1, whole genome shotgun sequence includes:
- the Slc25a45 gene encoding solute carrier family 25 member 45 → MPVEEFVAGWISGAVGLVLGHPFDTIKVRLQTQNTYQGIVDCIRKTYRHESVLGFFKGMSFPIASVALVNSVLFGVYSNTLLALTATSHQERRAQPPSYTNIFIAGCTGGLLQAYCLAPFDLIKVRLQNQTEPRMQIGGSEPRYRGPVHCAVSILREEGPQGLFRGSWALVLRDTPTLGMYFVTYEGLCRQYTPEGQNPSSGTVLVAGGFAGIASWITATPFDVIKSRMQMDGLKGRKYRGMLDCMASSFRQEGIGVFFKGMTLNSARAFPVNAATFLSYEYLLRLWR, encoded by the exons ATGCCTGTGGAGGAGTTTGTGGCTGGCTGGATCTCTG GAGCCGTGGGTTTGGTCCTGGGGCACCCGTTTGACACTATAAAG GTGCGGTTACAGACCCAGAACACGTACCAGGGCATTGTGGACTGCATACGTAAGACTTACCGCCATGAGTCG GTCCTGGGCTTCTTCAAGGGAATGAGCTTCCCCATCGCCAGTGTGGCCCTGGTCAACTCCGTCCTGTTTGGCGTGTACAGCAACACCCTGCTGGCACTCACAGCCACCTCCCACCAGGAGCGGcgggcccagccacccagctacacaaacaTCTTCATAGCAGGTTGTACTGGGGGCCTCCTGCAG GCCTACTGCCTGGCTCCTTTTGACCTCATCAAAGTCCGCCTACAAAACCAGACAGAGCCAAGGATGCAGATAGGGGGCTCTGAACCCCGGTACCGGGGCCCTGTGCACTGTGCAGTCTCCATCTTGAGAGAAGAAGGACCCCAGGGACTGTTCAGAGGATCCTGGGCCCTGGTGCTGAGGGACACCCCTACGCTGGGAATGTACTTTGTCACCTATGAAGGGCTGTGTCGCCAGTACACACCAGAAGGCCAGAATCCCA GCTCAGGCACAGTGCTGGTGGCCGGGGGCTTTGCAGGCATAGCCTCCTGGATCACAGCCACGCCTTTTGATGTGATCAAGTCCCGGATGCAGATGGACGGGCTGAAAGGGAGAAAGTACCGGGGGATGCTGGACTGTATGGCAAGCAGCTTCCGGCAGGAGGGGATAGGGGTCTTTTTCAAGGGCATGACCCTCAACAGTGCCCGTGCGTTTCCTGTCAATGCTGCCACCTTCCTTAGCTATGAGTACCTGCTGCGCTTGTGGAGATGA
- the Tigd3 gene encoding tigger transposable element-derived protein 3, with amino-acid sequence MELSTKKKLHALSLAEKIQVLELLDESKMSQSEVARRFQVSQPQISRICKNKEKLLADWCSGTANHERKRKRESKYSGIDEALLCWYHIARAKAWDVTGPMLLHKAKELADIMGQDFVPSIGWLVRWKRRNNVGFGARQVLVPLFPPEPPPPGLPSQAQPPLSLKDFSPEDVFGCAEVPLLYRAVPGRVFACDRLQVLLCANSRGTEKRRAFVGGLEAAPRCFFGVNSEALPASYHPDLAIPWSEWLAQFDQDMGQQGRRVALLLAAGVAEEWASLPGLHHVRLLPLSASSTTPSLPGSVVWAFKAHYRHRLLSKLAAMQSGGEGAAVAEARASITVLDALHMVAAAWAKVPPQLIWSSFVQEGLAPGETPPSLDKDTETSPVPSGLAQEEFSRFVDLEDEDPGPRVCKEEEAGTEDNGRKEDGFESLPTKADALRALCTLRRWLECNGASPELFEKFYDCEVEVERLCGL; translated from the coding sequence ATGGAGCTGAGCACAAAAAAGAAGCTTCACGCCCTGTCCCTGGCCGAGAAAATCCAGGTGCTGGAACTCCTGGATGAGTCCAAAATGTCCCAGTCAGAGGTGGCCCGGCGCTTCCAGGTCTCGCAGCCCCAGATCTCGCGGATCTGCAAGAATAAGGAGAAGCTGCTGGCAGACTGGTGTAGCGGTACAGCCAACCACGAGCGCAAGCGGAAGCGCGAGTCCAAATACAGCGGGATCGACGAGGCTCTACTCTGCTGGTACCACATTGCCCGAGCCAAGGCCTGGGACGTAACAGGGCCCATGCTGCTCCACAAGGCCAAGGAGCTGGCCGATATTATGGGCCAGGATTTCGTGCCCAGCATTGGCTGGCTGGTCCGCTGGAAACGCCGAAACAATGTGGGCTTTGGCGCTCGCCAGGTCCTTGTCCCTCTGTTCCCTCCCGAACCACCTCCCCCTGGGCTTCCATCCCAGGCCCAGCCACCTCTCTCCCTTAAAGACTTCTCACCAGAAGACGTTTTTGGCTGTGCCGAAGTGCCCTTGTTGTATCGGGCAGTGCCCGGCAGAGTGTTTGCCTGCGATCGGTTGCAGGTACTGCTGTGTGCCAACAGCAGGGGCACAGAAAAACGAAGGGCATTTGTGGGTGGGCTCGAGGCTGCCCCGAGATGCTTCTTTGGGGTCAACAGTGAGGCACTACCTGCCTCTTATCACCCTGATCTAGCCATCCCCTGGTCAGAGTGGTTGGCACAGTTTGACCAGGACATGGGACAGCAGGGCCGACGGGTAGCCTTGCTTCTGGCTGCCGGGGTGGCGGAGGAATGGGCCAGCCTTCCTGGACTCCACCACGTGCGACTCCTGCCTCTCTCGGCCTCCAGCACCACGCcttccctgcctggctctgtggttTGGGCCTTTAAGGCCCATTACCGTCACCGTCTGCTGAGCAAACTGGCGGCCATGCAGAGTGGGGGAGAGGGCGCCGCAGTGGCTGAAGCCAGGGCCAGCATCACGGTGTTAGATGCCCTGCATATggtggcagcagcttgggccaaGGTGCCTCCTCAGCTCATCTGGAGCAGCTTCGTTCAGGAAGGGCTCGCTCCAGGCGAGACACCGCCGTCTCtggacaaagacacagagacGTCTCCAGTCCCCAGTGGGCTGGCTCAGGAGGAGTTTTCCCGCTTTGTGGACCTGGAGGATGAGGACCCGGGGCCTAGAGTATGCAAAGAGGAGGAAGCTGGCACTGAAGATAACGGGAGGAAAGAGGACGGCTTTGAGTCCCTGCCCACCAAAGCTGATGCCCTGAGGGCACTGTGCACCTTGAGGAGGTGGCTTGAATGTAACGGCGCCTCTCCAGAGCTCTTTGAAAAATTCTACGATTGTGAGGTGGAGGTGGAGCGGCTCTGCGGTCTGTGA